Proteins encoded in a region of the Campylobacter geochelonis genome:
- the rplQ gene encoding 50S ribosomal protein L17, which translates to MRHKHGYRKLGRTSTHRSALLKNLSIAIIKSEKIETTLPKAKELRSYVEKLITKAAKGDFNAHRAVFAQLQDKESTKKLVEVIAPRFAQRNGGYTRIVKTRLRRGDAAEMAYIELVSE; encoded by the coding sequence ATGAGACATAAACATGGTTATAGAAAGCTTGGTAGAACTTCGACTCATCGCTCGGCTTTACTTAAGAATTTGTCAATAGCAATTATAAAAAGCGAGAAGATTGAGACTACACTTCCAAAAGCAAAAGAGCTTAGAAGTTATGTAGAGAAGTTGATAACAAAAGCAGCAAAAGGCGATTTTAACGCGCATAGAGCGGTTTTTGCACAGCTTCAAGATAAAGAGAGCACAAAAAAACTTGTAGAAGTTATTGCTCCTAGATTTGCGCAAAGAAACGGTGGATATACTAGAATAGTAAAAACTAGACTACGCCGTGGCGATGCTGCTGAAATGGCTTATATCGAGCTAGTCAGCGAATAA